ATCTTTTCCTTCCAAAAGTTCCATTGCAACATATGCAACATCATGATCCTCTCCAGCATCATAAATTGTTACTATGTTTGGATGTGAGAGTGTGCCAGCTGACTCTGCTTCTCTGAAAAATCTCTTTTTAGCCTCTGCCAGCTCGGCAGGATCTATTTCGTCAAATCGTATTGTCTTTATTGCAACAAGTCTGTTTATCTTTGGATCTTTGCCCAGAAACACAGTGCCCATTGCTCCGCGACCCAGTTTTTTTTGTATCTCGTATCTGCCTAGAGTTGGTTTTATTGGAGAGTCTTCAACCAGTATTGTGGCTTCTTTTTTTGAGCTGGTGGTTCCGAATATCATCGTCTCTCCGGCAACCTTCAGTCTTTTGATCCTTTCTTTTATGTCCTTGAAATTACCTGTTTTAAGAATGTGTTCATAAACAGCAGCAGCTTTGTTGAACATTCTTTTGCGTTCAAAATCCAGTCCAAGATTGTATAAAAGTTCCCTGACAGATTCATCTTCGATAGGACATTTTCTGAATTTTTCGAATGCAAGATCCAGCATACCCTGTCCTTGAAATGACAGCCCCAGCATCTTATTTGTTTCTACGCTGTCAGCCTCAACGCGCTCCTTGAGTTCTTCTGTCAGCAGATAGCGCTTAGACATAATGATTGTATACCCCAGCGCGAGGAAAACTGTAGGGATAAACATATTCAGCCATAATCCTTGGGAAGTGAAAAGATAGATTGCAGCGCTGTTCCATGCAATTAACAGCAATAATGAGATTATTGCGCTTACCCCTGCCTTAAGTTTTGGGATGATGAAAGAAAGAAAAATTCCGAAGAATACGATAATCCCGAACTCTGCAAGATCAGCCCATCCCGGACGAGAAATAAAATTATTATTAAGAAGATTTTCTATTACATTTGCCTCTATCTCAACAGTCGGCAGTGTATTGTCGACCGGTGTCACGGCAAGAGTTGCAATCCCTGTAGCAGTGTGGCCGACCAAAACAATCTTATTTTTAAAAGCATCAGGCGGGACTTTATTATTTATTGCATCCACAAAGGAAAAATAAGGGAATGTGTTGAATTTCCCGTTGTAGCTGATGAGCATTCTCTGTTTTTCATCGGTTGGGATGGTGATTTTCCCCAAACTCATGCCATCAAATATTTTTGCATCATGGACATTCAGATCAAGATATTTTATGACTGTCTGTAATGCAAATGAGGGATAAATCCTTCCTTTATAATTTATGAAAAGAGCTTCCCTCCTTATGGTTCCATCTCTGTCAGCAAGAAGGTTAATATGTCCAAGAGCGAGTGCGCCTGATACATATTCCTGTATTGGCGCAGATACTTCAGCTGCATTTATATACAATAAGTTTTGTGTTGTTTCAGAAGAATTTTTTTTAAGATACTCCGGTACATCAGAGTCAGTACCGCCGCTCTGTTCTCCAATCGTAAAGAAGAGTGGGAGGATGACTTTTTTTGAAGATGCGATCGAGGCAGACAGTATCGCATCATTATTAAGGCGTCTCTCTGCGTCAGACAGGGAATTGTAGAAGCGCATTAACTGCTGATTTTTCTGGAATCTGGGAATGCTCTCTATTTCTTCTCTTAATGCCTTTATCTCGATCAGCCCGGAATTCCTGTCAGGCTCAGTGTAAAGAACATTTACTCCGATCACCTTTGCGCCATATTCAGTGAGCATGTCGATCATTCCTGCCATGTAAGCCCTTGGCCATGGCCAGCGTCCTATGCTTGCTATGCTTGTTTCATCTATAGCAACTATCACAACAGGCGCGGATGCTTTTTTCTGGCGAAATATTGACCGTAAATCATATGTTGTATATTCAAGTGTCTGCAATGGATGCCATTCATTAGAAAAGGCAAAGAGTATGAGTATGGTGAGTAAAATTCCGATCAGCCAGTCAGGAAATATATTTTTTATACGGTTCATGCTAGATTTTATCAGTTACAAAAATCAAATTCAATTAGATAAGCTTGTTAATATATATGAGATATTTTTTGATATGCTCCCAAAAAGTTACAGAATTAATGTCGTTGCGACTCGTGCCTAGAGCTAGTACAACCGCATCTTCTTTGCGATTTTCAATAACTAGCGATATAACTATTGCTTCAAATCCTCCAGTAGGATATCTGCGCACTGTTTAGCAATTCCCTTATCATATTGAGCATTAATCTCATTGATTACAGCATTTTTTATGTTTGTAGATGTTTTTATGTCGCCAGACTCATATTTCTTTTTCAACTCTAAAAGCTTTTTGCTGATTGAATTGTAAATTCCTTGATTTTTTATAAAACCAAGAATGTAACAACTTTCCCATTCATTGTTTAGATTTACAGGACTTACTACCTTTCTGATTTTGTTCTCAGACAGATTTGTATAGTTATAAAAAATTTCAATAGTCTGTGTATTATTTGGAGTGATTATTAGATTTTTATTAAATTCATCAACTGTACAAAGTACATTTGTAAGTTCCGTCTGATCTGTACCAAAGGAATAGCAAAAATCTAAAATGGCATTCTTATCTGGAACTATAAAAATTTCATACTTGCCGTCTTTAGCTTTATTTAAACCAAATGAGTATCCAGACGAAATAAATACATTTTCACCACTTACCTTATTTCTACAATATAAAGCATTATTTACAGAATATCCTCCATTAATATCTGAGGGCAAAATAACTTTTCTCTCAAAATATTCAAAATTTGATGTACATTCTTGATCTGGCTCAGGATAATCAAAAGGCTTATCTCTAAGAAGTGATTTTCTGAAAGTCCCCATCCATATTTTTTTAGTTTCATCCCAACCAAGTATTTCTCCGTCTGGAGTTTTAACATAAAATTTAAATGAAGGGTGTGAAAAATCACTACTTCTATAATCATAGACCCTAAAACTAAAACCTCTTAGTGTTTCCATTACATTGTTGTCTATGGCAAAACAGTTACTAACCATAATAAATATCACAAAAGATAAAATTATAATTCTCATTTTATATCCCTCCTATTTAAATCTTCTGTAACCACATATCTCACTAACTGTTGTTACTCTGTTTGCAGGATCAATAACTTGCAATTCGCTACAGTCATCGGAAATACCTTTTAATAAAACAAAGTGACTGCATCTCCCGTCAGAACCTTGGATTTGTAAAATATACTTATAGCCATTTTCAAAATCGTCTCTTAGTTGCGTGATATTCAAAACTGATTGGAGTGGCTCTGGGAAATCATAGCTAAAATCCTTACGTTTATTATATTTAACTTGTGGGCAATATTTTATTAGCACTTTCCCCCAATCAACTTCCCCAGATTTAAAACATTCTTGGCAGCTGTTAACTGTATGCAAATCCACATAACAACCTGCCGAATTCATTAACATAGTAAGAGAAGACATGGCACACCCTTGCCTGCATATTGTTTTCTTGGTGTTGTCATATTTAATTTCTGTAGTATTAAATTTTGAATCACATTGTCTTATTTGCTCTGGCATAATTGGAAGCGTTATTCCGCATCCGCATCCCTCATCCACCTGTCCATTACAATTGTTATCTAAATTGTCTCCACAGATCTCTTCTGTTGGTAAAACCTCGCCAACACATGTTCCCCATTGACCGCCTGAGCATGTCTGTGTTCCTGCCTGGCATAATCCTACTCCTTTTGTCTCTGAAGCTCCTGAATAGCAGGATTGAGTTTGGCCGTCTGTGCAGACTGATTGGCATACCCACTCGTAAACTCGAGCAAGTGAACACGTGCAAGTTGTCAATACACCTTGAGTGCATGTTAATCCAGGCTGAGGTAGAAGAGGTGTTTGACATGGGTTTTTACAAGGTCCGAATACATCACATGTAATATTGTCGCGCACACACAACATATTAAAACCAGCTTGATACAAATATTTTCCGATTATAGTGTTCTCAGCACTCCAATTTGGCCATGTGCAGGTTGAATCCCAACAGTCGCTTCTTTTTAACCAAATTCCTGCGTTCGTAACTCTCACTTCTTTTGCCGCAATCGCTTCATCAGAACATCCTGCCGTCACAGTTATCCCACCGCAGGAAGACGATGTTGTTGTAAGAATACCGTTTAAATTTATAGTTGCTCCTATTCCTGTTACACTCCACCATACTGTTCCGTTACAATCTGTTGTATATTGATTGATACTGTTTGTTGTGATTCCTTCAGAGCCAGTTATGGTGAGTGCATATGAGTTACTTACAAATAGGGGAAAAATTGTTAGGAATGCAAGGCAAATGAACAGAACAGTCTTTTTCATAAGTTTCCCTCGAAAATTATTTCCAAAAGTAAAAATTATGAAATTTAATTGGGATTGTATTGCTTGAAAACATCATTGTCAAGAAAAAACTCCAGCTTTCGTATCTTTTTCAGAATTTCTAAATAAACTTTTATGAGTTATTGAAATGAGAAAAACGACGGTTCTATTTATTTTTATTTTCATCTTTTCCCAATTTTTCCTTTAGTTTAATCAGCGCCTCTCTATTCAATATCACTTTTTCTTGAATTTAGCAAGGGTGATAAAAAACAGCGCTGTCAGCGTAAGAACTATTGCGCCGCCCGGAGAAATATCAAACCTGTATGAGAGATAAAGGCCTGCTATTGTGGAGAACAGGGCTGTGAGGCATGAAATTATTAACATGGGATAGAATCTTCTTGTCAGCAGCTGCGCTACTGCGCCGGGAATAACAAGAAGCGCTGATACAAGGATTATCCCGACGACCTTGATAGACATTACGATCGCAACTGCCATTGAAACAAGAAAAATTGATTTAATAAAGTTTGTCGGTATTCCGCTTACAACTGCAAGCTCTTCGTTAAATGTTATCAGCAGAAGATATTTGATTATCAGCGACAGAATTATCAAGATTACAAAAGATGTGATTATTGTGAACCACATTTCGCTTTCGCTTATTGCTAGTATGCTTCCGAAAAGATATCCGAAGAGATCAACGTTGTAGCTTTTTGAGAGACTGATAAGAACAATTCCAAGAGCCATTGAGCTTGAGAAGAATATGCCTATTGCCGTATCTTCAGCAACCTTGCCTTTTGAGCTGATCCTTTCTATTGAAAAGGCGATTATGACCGAGTATATCATTGCTGTTATCAATGGATTTATTCCTGCAAGAAATCCTATTGCAACTCCGCCGAATGCAGCATGAGAGATTCCTGAACCCACGAAAGATACCCTTCTTAAGACTACAAATACAGATATTATGCCTGTAAGAATTGCCACCATAATTCCTGTGATGATTGACCTCTGTATAAATCCGTATGACAATATCTCTGTCATTTTTTCAGCCTTTCGCACTTGTCGCATGTCTCAGTGTGCATCAGTATCTCGATATTTTTCCCGTAAAGTTTTTCCAGCATTTTTTCATTTATCGCACCCAAAGGCGCTCCGTGATAATAAAGTGTTTTATTCAGACATGCGATCTCATCCACATAAGCTGTCACTGATCCTATGTCATGAGAGACCATAATAATAGTCAGCCCGAATCTTTTCTGAAGTCCTTTAAGCAGGTGATAAAAATCTTCCTGCCCTACAACATCGATCCCTGTGCTTGGTTCATCGAGTATCAGGACTTTCGGGTCATTAATAAGAGCGCGTGCAATAGAAATTCGCTGCTGTTCCCCTCCTGAAAGATCATAAAACTGGCGGTTCTCGTTGCCTGACATACCTATGAGTTTTATGTATTCCATTGCCTTGTTTTTTTCCTTTGATGAAGGCCATCTTAATATCCCGAGTTTTCCATACAATCCCATAAGAACAACGTCCAGTGCGCTTGCAGGGAAATTCATATCAAGATTTATGTGCTGCGGCAAGTAACCGAATATCCCGTCTTTCATGCCTTGTTCCGGGAGTCTGTTAAATATCCTGATTGTGCCGTTCGAAGGTCTTATAAGACCGAGCATCACTCTGAGCAGAGTTGTTTTCCCGCTCCCATTTGGTCCGACAATTCCGAGAAACTTACCTTGTTCGAGCGAGAGATTTATATCTTTCAGAATTTCTCTTCTGCCAAGAACTGTGGACAGGTTATTTATTTCTATTGCATTCATTATTTCATTGCCTCTTCCATTACTGAGAGATTATATCTCAGTAGTCCGATGTATGTGTCTCTGTTTTTGATATTTCGGTCTCCAATCGGGTCGAGAAAGAGTATTTTTGCTCCTGACTCGTCTGCTATTACTTCAGCAGCCTTTGGATTGAACTGAGGCTCTGCAAAGACCACCCTGGTATGCAATTTTTTGAGCTCCCTAATGATCTTTGCTATATGCTTTGGGCTGGGTTCTCTGCCCGGAGCTTCCTCTATAACCCCTGTAACTTTTAACCCGTATCTGTTGGAAAAATAATTCCATGTGGAGTGAAAGCTGACGTATTCTTTTGTCCTGAACCGTCCTGTTCTTTGTGCTATCTCTTCATGGAGCTTATCCAGCCTTTTTTTATATGTCTCGGCATTATGTGAATAAAAGTTTTTATTCTGAGGATCTGCCTTTATCAATGCCTCAAGGATTTTATCCACAAAACCTTTTGCAAAAACAGGATCCAGCCAGAAATGAGGATCAACGCTTCTGCTGGAATTTTTTTCCTTATGCTCATGCGAATCAATGCCATAAATAAGTGGGATATTATCAGAGAGGTCAACAATAGCCAGATTTTTATTTGAAGCTGTTTTTAATGCTTTTTCAGCCCAGAACTCAAGCCCTGCGCCTATTTTTACAAAGACCTTTGCCCTTGCCAGCTCTGCCATATCGAGAGGCGTCAGATCGAATGTGTGGGGTGAGGCTCCCGGAGGAAGCATTACCTTTACATCGATTTTATCTCTTCCGACATTTTTTGCGATATCTCCGACAGGATAGATGCTGGCAATGACCTTAATATTTTCTGCATTGGATTCATAAGCATAGAATAATAATAAAATTGATATAATTATCTGGAATAATCTTTTCATGAATTTCCTGCCTTATAAATATCTAAGATTTCTAATATCATATATGAATTCGAGATTGGTGTAAAATATCATTGATGAATAACTCTGAGAAAATTTCGGCCCTCTATTTCAGGGATTTTCGTCTCTTCTGGTTCGGCCAGCTTATTTCCCTGTCAGGGACATGGATGCAGGCTGTTGCACAGGGCTGGCTTGTTTATACCCTGACAAAATCGCCTTTATATCTGGGCATTGCTGCAACTGCATCATCTCTGCCTATCTTATTTTTCAGTCTGATAGGCGGAATTGTGGCAGACAGATTCAGAAAAAGAAATTTGATAATCCTCACACAGGCGCTGTCGATAATCCCTGCATTGGCGCTGGGAATGCTCACAGATCTTCATATTGTTACAGTGTATGAGGTGATTCTGCTTGCGTTTTTTCTGGGCGTAGTCAATGCGTTTGATATGCCTGCAAGACAGTCATTTCTTGTTGAGATGGTGGGCAAAGGCAATCTGCTTAACGCAATTGCGCTTAATTCTGCTGCATTCAATGGTGCGCGGCTTATTGGACCTGTTATTGCAGGATTTGTAATAGCGAATATGAGCCTTCCGGCATGCTTCTATCTTAATGCCCTGAGTTTTGTTGCAGTGATAATAGGTCTTTCAATGATAAAAACAAAAGGTGAGATCAAGACTCATTCAAGCGGATTTTTCAAAGACATGATGGAGGGAGTGCATTTCATAAGAAAAGAAAAAGATGTTCTTTATCTTATGATGCTTATTGCTTCATTAAGCCTGTTCGGTATTCCATTTACAAGTTTTCTGCCTGTTTTTGCTGAAGATATTTTTGGCGCCGGCGCAAAAGGATTTGGTCTTCTTGTAAGCGCTACAGGGCTTGGCGCATTAACTGCTGGGGTTATGATTGCTGTCAGGGGCGACATCCGGAATAAGATGAGATATATGTCTATTGCAGCGCTATGTTTTTCAGTCTCGCTTCTTTTTGTATCTGTCTCAAAGGTTTTCAGCATCACCTTGATTTTGCTTGTGTGTGCGGGCTGGGGGATTGTGAGTTTTCTTGCAACAGCCAACAGCTTCATACAACTTTCTTCTACGGATAATCTGAGGGGAAGGCTGATGAGCATTTATGCTATCGTGTTTCTGGGGTTTACTCCGATAGGAAGTTTTATGATTGGAGCGCTGTCAGACTCTATCGGCACCACCCTTGCAATAACATTTTCATCAATAGTATGCCTTACTGCTTCAGGGTTGTTCCTTGTCAGATATCTGAAAACAAAAAAAACAGACGGCATATTGCTTATTAACGAGACAGACGAATATTAAGATAAACAAAGCGATCTCAGTCAGCCGCTATTTTCCAAATACAGTCTTTAAAAGGTCTGTGACTCTGGCCATTGGATCTTTTCTTATCTTCTTTTCCTCTTCTCCGATCATGTAGAAAAGACCGTCAAGCGCCTTGTTTGTTACATAATGGTCGAGGTCAAGGGACTCTGCTTTCATTAGAGGGATCGCCTCATATTTTCCTATCATGTTTTTGTATGTGCGTGTTACTCCAACCTCATTCATGCTGTTTGAGATGACGGGCTTGAACGACTTGTATATTTTATCATTGGTTTTTTCTTTGAAAAATTCTGTTGCAGCAGTGTCTCCTCCGTTTAGAATCTTCTTGGCATCGTCAAAGGTCATCTGTTTAATCGCATCCACAAAATAATCAAATGCCTGAGGCGCTGCTTTTTCGGCTGCACGGTTCATGCTTAATACAAAATCATCGACCTGTTTCTGGAGACCGACTTTTCTCAGGACATCAGCTGTTTTTTGAATTTTTTCGGGCATCAGAATCTTTATCATCTCATTCCCGAAATATCCATCGAGTTTTGATACTTTTTTTACTGCATTATCAGAGCCGATTGAGAGCGCTTCTTTCAAGCCTGCAACTATTGTCTGATTATCAGTTCCTTTTTGTGTCTTACTGCCAACAGCTTTTATCAGGTCATCAAAAAAACCCGCATAAGAAATTCCAACAAAAAAAATTAAAGAAAGGATTACAAAAAGGCATATTTTTTTCATGTAAAAATCCTCCTCAGTATATTTTGTAAAACTTCTGTTTTGAATGTCTTGTTTACATAATATCTTTTTTTGTTCGTATCTTCAATATCTGTTTCTTGAAGATATTAATCAGTTTGTATAATATTGATTAGTAATGAAGATACTAGCGATAGATACATCAACAATGCTGGGCGGCGTTGCCATAATGGATGAAGAGCATCTTATTGCAGAAGGCAGATTAAACGTCCTGTCCACGCATTCAGAAAGGCTCATGACAGAGATAGAACATTGTCTTAAACAGGCGGGACTTAATATATCTGATATTGATGTGTTTGGCGTTACGATCGGTCCGGGCTCTTTCACAGGCATAAGAATAGGGCTGAGCACAATCAAGGGCTTTGCATATTCAACAGCAAAGCCAATAGTTTCCATTCCAACTCTTGATGCTTTTGCATGGAATTTTACTCACAGCAAATATCCTGTATGCACAATGCTTGATGCAAGAAGGAAAGAAGTTTATGCAGCATTGTATAAATGGGAAGATAATGATTTCAGAAAAATAATGCCCGAGGAATCATCAAATCCTAAAAATTTTTTAGAGAGAGTTTTATCAGCTATTAAATCCGATAAATATATCTTTGCCGGTGAAGGAACTCTGCTTTATAAAGATAAGATATTAAGTATTTTTAAAGAAAGAGCAGTTTTCCCTTCCCCTGAAAAAATGGCGGCATGTCCTTCAAATGCTGCGTATCTTGGACTCAAGAAGGCATTAAAAGGAGATTTTTCAGAGCCTTTAACACTTACCCCGCTTTATATCAGAAAGTCAGAAGCAGAATTGAAATTTCAAACTAAATGAAGATGAAATTCACTCTTAGGGAGATGACAGAGGCAGACCTGCCTCAGGTTATCGAGATAGAGAATCTCTCTTTCAGCACTCCGTGGTCAGCAGAATCTTTTAAAACAGAAATCTCAAGCAGTAGCTCTATTGCAAAAACCGCTGTTTCGGAAAACTATAATGTAATTGGATATATCTGCGCAAAAAAGATTCTTGACGAGGCCCATATTCTTAATATTGCAGTCCATAAGAATTTCAGAGAAAAAGGAATTGCCAGAAAGCTTATCCAAAGTGTACTTGATGAATTAAGGGAGAATGAGTGCAGAATTCTGTATCTTGAAGTCAGAGCATCGAATAATATTGCACGAAAGTTATATGAGAGTTTTGGGGCAGAGGTAATTGGTTTAAGGAAACAGTATTATACTCATCCGGCAGAAGACGCTGTATTGATGAAGCTTAAGCTTTAGTCTTTTTCGCTTTTTTCTCAGACAATTCTGCAGCTCCTTTGATTGCCATGAGAAACACATTCTTTAACTTCTTGTCTTTTATGGTCCTGAATAGTTTGAGTAATTTAATTTCATCATCATCTAGCGAACCGTAAAGACTTGCGGATTCAGACACAAACATTTTTTCATCATCTGATGATATAAATCTGCTGGCCGGCATGCCCAGTGCATTAGCAATCTGTGAGAGTCTTGATATCCTGATTTCACTTAACCCTTTTTCATATTTCTGAATCTGTTGATATGAAATTCCGATTTTTTCAGCTAATCCCATCTGAGATAGCCCGGCTGTTTTTCTGGCAATTCTAATCATATTTCCAATATGTTTCGTGTCCACATTTCTCTCCATGTGCAATGCATAATTTTGCGTGTCAACAAAGGAAAAGTCTATAAACTCGCAGTTGTAACTCCTTGACAAATACAACCTGAAGTGGTAAATAATAACATGAGGGTAAATGATAAAAAAGTCCTTGTTGTCGACGATGATTCTTATGTCAGAGAGTTTTTAAAGGAATTTTTCGATTTTTATGGATACAATGCAGACTGCGCCTGCAGCGGAGATGAGGCAATTATGCTGGTAAAAAAGAAGCGCTATCATATTGTTATAACAGAATATATTATTCAAGGGATTAGCAGTATTGAACTTATAGAAAGAATAAAAAACCTGAACTCGTCGCTGCCGGTAATAGCTATGAGTTGTTTATGCCCGGAAGGCGAGTTTCTAAAAACAGGAGCGGATTTTTTTATCAACAAGCCTATTAAATTCAGCGTGTTGAAAGATATTCTGGATAAGGTCTCGTCTACTTAGAATTTTTTAATGATCTGATTATCTTCGCAGTGGTTGTGACTGCTGTGCCGATCTCTCCTACAACTATTCCTGCTGCATGATTGGCAATAACTGCTGCCTGCTGGAGTGTTGCCCCTGATGCATGTGCAAGCGCAAATGCTGCAATTACAGTATCACCAGCTCCTGTTACATCATAGACTTGTCTTGCAACTGTCGGTATGTGAGCGACCTTTCCTTTTTCGAATAAACTCATGCCGTCTTCGCCTCTTGTTAAAAGCACGGCCTTGCATGATAGTTTTTTAAGGAGTATTCTGCCTGCCTTAATCAGTGATTCTTCATCTTTTATTTCTATTCCTGCGCCGTTTGATGCTTCCATTATGTTCGGTGTAATCAGCGATACATTTTTGTAAAGATGGAAATGCCCCATTTTTGGGTCTACTGCAACAAATCTGTTCCTGGGTTTTGCGGCCTTCATTACTTCCTGTATTAATTCAGGAGTTACCACCCCTTTCTTGTAATCAGATATTATTACTGCATCATATTCAGGAACCATTCTTCTCAGACAATCAATTATTGCTTTGAGAGTATTACCTGATATTTTGCTCTTTTCTTCCCTGTCAAATCTTACAACCTGCTGGTTATGCGCAACAACCCTTGCCTTTATTGTTGTGGGTCTTTTGTCATCGAATAAATAACAGGCAACTCTTTTTTCCTGAAGAAGCTGTTTCATCATCTCGCCGGCCATGTCTTTTCCAACCAGACCAACAACCGCCACATGTCCGCCAAGGCTTGAGATGTTGTTTGCAACATTGCACGCGCCGCCCAGAAGAAAGTTTTCTGATGTTACATCAACAACAGGAACCGGCGCTTCTGGTGAAATCCTGTTAACATTTCCCCATATGTACTGATCCAGCACAAGATCGCCGATAACAAGGACTTTTCTTTTTCTGAAATTGCTAAAAATCTTTGTGAAATCCATAGTAGTAAGAATAAAACATAAGTCTGCAAAAATCAATTTAATTAGTTTTATTTCGTAGCAGCTTTGTGTTAGATTTTATAAAGCCTCTCAGGAGAGAAACTTGAATAATAAAAAAAATATTGCTTTGATATTGTTAGTTATTGGAATTTTTTTATTTTCATATTCAGCGGAAGCTGGAGAAAAGATAAGCATTGTTGCTGTAGGCGATATAATGATGGGCACTACATTTAAGAAAGTGATGCTTCCTCCTGATGACGGGGCAGGCATATTCAATAATGTCGGGCAGGAGCTAAAAGGGCATGATATTGTATTTGGAAATCTGGAAGGTCCTTTTTTAGACGCAGGAGAGCCGGCGAAATGCCTCCGCAAAACCAAGGATTGTTTTGTCTTTAGAATGCCTACAAGATATGTGTACCATCTGAAAGATACCGGATTTAATGTTATGAACTATTCGAATAATCATACTTTTGATTTCGGCCTCAGAGGAATAGAAAGCACAAAAGATACTCTTATTTCAGCCGGCATAAAACATGTAGGTTGTAATGACATTGCTTATTTTGAAATTAGAGGCAAGAAGATAGCAGTAGTGGGTTTTTCATTCCCATCTTCAGCTCCAGATACTTTATTAATAAATGATATCCCAAACGCTGCGTTGATTGTTGGTGAGCTTAAGCAGTCAAATGATATTG
Above is a genomic segment from Nitrospiraceae bacterium containing:
- a CDS encoding helix-turn-helix domain-containing protein, producing the protein MDTKHIGNMIRIARKTAGLSQMGLAEKIGISYQQIQKYEKGLSEIRISRLSQIANALGMPASRFISSDDEKMFVSESASLYGSLDDDEIKLLKLFRTIKDKKLKNVFLMAIKGAAELSEKKAKKTKA
- a CDS encoding response regulator — translated: MRVNDKKVLVVDDDSYVREFLKEFFDFYGYNADCACSGDEAIMLVKKKRYHIVITEYIIQGISSIELIERIKNLNSSLPVIAMSCLCPEGEFLKTGADFFINKPIKFSVLKDILDKVSST
- the rfaE1 gene encoding D-glycero-beta-D-manno-heptose-7-phosphate kinase, yielding MDFTKIFSNFRKRKVLVIGDLVLDQYIWGNVNRISPEAPVPVVDVTSENFLLGGACNVANNISSLGGHVAVVGLVGKDMAGEMMKQLLQEKRVACYLFDDKRPTTIKARVVAHNQQVVRFDREEKSKISGNTLKAIIDCLRRMVPEYDAVIISDYKKGVVTPELIQEVMKAAKPRNRFVAVDPKMGHFHLYKNVSLITPNIMEASNGAGIEIKDEESLIKAGRILLKKLSCKAVLLTRGEDGMSLFEKGKVAHIPTVARQVYDVTGAGDTVIAAFALAHASGATLQQAAVIANHAAGIVVGEIGTAVTTTAKIIRSLKNSK
- a CDS encoding CapA family protein; translated protein: MNNKKNIALILLVIGIFLFSYSAEAGEKISIVAVGDIMMGTTFKKVMLPPDDGAGIFNNVGQELKGHDIVFGNLEGPFLDAGEPAKCLRKTKDCFVFRMPTRYVYHLKDTGFNVMNYSNNHTFDFGLRGIESTKDTLISAGIKHVGCNDIAYFEIRGKKIAVVGFSFPSSAPDTLLINDIPNAALIVGELKQSNDIVIVSFHGGAEGEKALQTLYKEEIFLNERRGNVIKFSRAVVDAGADLVIGHGPHVLRAMEVYREKLIVYSLGNFLTYGFNTSGSNGVSAILKVSLAAENGNFMEGELVPIKLMNKGIPEIDADKKAIKLIKKLTIKDRPDSRLIILNDGYLSVF